A window of the Haloarcula litorea genome harbors these coding sequences:
- a CDS encoding universal stress protein, which produces MSSLLDRVVLPVASEEDAADSARALAAHSHGDVLLLYVVEKAGGAPDKAGVEQREAEAEEMFAAAREVLADADSEIRYGSDVVDTIFEAAADRGASAVVFTPREGSRISQLLTGDLTRKLVTENDRPVVALPDPDRAAERDG; this is translated from the coding sequence GTGAGTTCCCTGCTCGACCGCGTCGTCCTCCCCGTCGCCAGCGAGGAGGACGCAGCCGACTCCGCTCGCGCGCTCGCCGCACACTCCCACGGCGACGTGCTCCTGCTCTACGTCGTCGAGAAGGCCGGCGGCGCACCGGACAAGGCCGGCGTCGAACAGCGGGAGGCGGAGGCAGAGGAGATGTTCGCGGCCGCCCGCGAGGTGCTGGCCGACGCGGACAGCGAGATCCGGTACGGCAGCGACGTCGTCGACACGATCTTCGAGGCCGCGGCCGACCGCGGCGCGTCCGCGGTCGTGTTCACCCCCCGCGAGGGGAGCCGCATCAGCCAGCTGCTCACCGGGGACCTGACGCGCAAGCTCGTCACCGAGAACGACCGGCCGGTGGTCGCCCTCCCCGACCCCGACCGCGCGGCGGAGCGTGACGGATGA
- the trkA gene encoding Trk system potassium transporter TrkA, which translates to MYVVIVGAGEVGSAIADSLAGSHDVAVVDIDGDRVEELMYDIDVLGVTGDGAELETLREAGIADADILIASTNDDETNLVTCGTALTISDAFTISRVKEAKFLRTWERSAGAFGVNHMVATNLLTAETVTRVVGLPAAQDVETFSDGVVQMAEFEIRTGSPVADQTVATADRYESLTFAAILRGDGDAEEVVIPRGDTTIRAGDEVVVIGSPESVRSFAADIAPEVNGVKNVVVVGGSDVGYHTARLLQDRGLKPRLVEQDPVRARELAEELDGTTVLESDATDREFLERERIGDVDVVVAALDNDEKNLLACLLAKRLGADRAVAVVDTGEYVPLFEAVGVDVAVNPREATAEEITRFTRERQAENVAIIESDRAEVLEIEVGDDSVLAGRPIREAVADLPDGVVVGAITRDGELVIPRGDTVVEVGDHVVVFVGRESLDAATAAL; encoded by the coding sequence GTGTACGTCGTGATCGTCGGAGCGGGCGAGGTCGGGTCGGCCATCGCCGACAGCCTCGCCGGCAGCCACGACGTGGCCGTCGTCGACATCGACGGCGACCGGGTCGAGGAACTGATGTACGACATCGACGTCCTCGGCGTGACCGGCGACGGCGCGGAACTTGAGACGCTGCGGGAGGCGGGGATCGCGGACGCCGACATCCTCATCGCCAGCACGAACGACGACGAGACGAACCTCGTCACCTGCGGGACGGCGCTGACGATCTCGGACGCCTTCACCATCTCCCGCGTGAAGGAGGCGAAGTTCCTGCGGACCTGGGAGCGGTCGGCGGGCGCGTTCGGCGTCAACCACATGGTCGCGACGAACCTGCTGACCGCCGAGACGGTCACCCGCGTGGTCGGCCTCCCGGCCGCACAGGACGTGGAGACGTTCTCGGACGGCGTCGTCCAGATGGCGGAGTTCGAGATCCGGACGGGGAGTCCGGTCGCCGACCAGACCGTCGCGACGGCGGACCGCTACGAGTCGCTGACCTTCGCCGCCATCCTCCGCGGGGACGGGGACGCCGAGGAGGTCGTCATCCCGCGGGGCGACACCACGATCCGGGCCGGCGACGAGGTGGTCGTCATCGGGAGTCCCGAGAGCGTCCGGTCGTTCGCCGCGGACATCGCGCCCGAGGTCAACGGCGTGAAGAACGTCGTCGTCGTCGGCGGCAGCGACGTGGGCTACCACACCGCCCGCCTCCTCCAGGACCGAGGACTGAAACCACGTCTCGTCGAGCAGGACCCCGTGCGGGCCCGCGAGCTGGCCGAGGAACTCGACGGGACCACGGTACTGGAGAGCGACGCCACCGATCGCGAGTTCCTCGAACGCGAGCGCATCGGCGACGTGGACGTGGTCGTGGCCGCCCTGGACAACGACGAGAAGAACCTGCTGGCGTGCCTGCTCGCGAAACGGCTGGGGGCCGACCGGGCCGTCGCCGTCGTCGACACCGGCGAGTACGTCCCGCTGTTCGAGGCCGTCGGGGTGGACGTGGCGGTCAATCCCCGCGAGGCCACCGCCGAAGAGATCACGCGGTTCACGCGGGAGCGCCAGGCGGAGAACGTCGCCATCATCGAGTCCGACCGCGCCGAAGTGCTGGAGATCGAGGTCGGCGACGACAGCGTCCTCGCGGGCCGCCCGATCCGCGAGGCCGTCGCGGACCTCCCCGACGGCGTCGTGGTCGGGGCCATCACCCGGGACGGCGAACTCGTCATCCCCCGCGGGGACACCGTCGTCGAGGTGGGCGACCACGTGGTCGTCTTCGTCGGGCGGGAGTCCCTCGACGCGGCCACGGCCGCCCTGTAG
- a CDS encoding DUF7344 domain-containing protein: MLDTSSLFALLADERRRQLLLALIASDSVAVSEALLQRSASAEDGERATAAGTGTWDDALDAELVELHHTHLPKLADADVIEWDRETGVVTRGPAFDEVEPFTRLLADNREALPDDPF; encoded by the coding sequence GTGTTAGACACGTCGTCACTGTTCGCCCTCCTGGCCGACGAGCGGCGACGGCAGCTGCTGCTCGCCCTGATAGCGTCGGACTCCGTCGCGGTCTCCGAGGCGCTGCTCCAGCGGTCGGCGAGTGCCGAGGACGGCGAGCGGGCGACGGCGGCGGGGACCGGGACGTGGGACGACGCGCTCGACGCGGAACTGGTCGAGCTTCACCACACGCACCTGCCGAAACTGGCGGACGCGGACGTCATCGAGTGGGACCGCGAGACCGGCGTCGTCACTCGCGGGCCGGCCTTCGACGAGGTCGAGCCCTTCACTCGGCTGCTGGCTGACAACCGGGAGGCGCTGCCGGACGACCCCTTCTGA